Within the Setaria viridis chromosome 3, Setaria_viridis_v4.0, whole genome shotgun sequence genome, the region CCGGTCGCCGCCAGGCTGGGCAGGGCGCCATAAGGACCAGATGCGGAGGCTCCGGCGCCCCAATCCCTAGATCAAGGTCAACCACGGTGGATCCACTGTTTTCCCCACCCAGAGTGGCCTCCCTACACGCCGGTTGCGAAAGATGGCCGGTTGGGATAGGTGGTGCGGTGGTATTTTCCATGTAATTTTGGCGAAGTTCATGGGCAATTACATAAGCATCCGAGCTGGCCTGCGGGAGAAGCCGCACGGAACCACAGTTTCCGGCTCCGTCTCCTGCATACAAAAATGGCTCCGGCTTCACGATAGCTTCTGCAAAGAAACTTTTGCGCACTGCTTCACCTAAAACGGCTCGGTGAGCCGAtcctggagctctaccaaactcGCCGTTGCGGTGTACTGTGATGCACTCTGTGCGCGCGATTTTGTACGGTACATTCACCTCAGATGGCATCTGACAGCACGGATGGATGCGCACACGTCTACTAATCCAGGTTTTTATTCCGTgcaagtttttttcttttttagatcATTCCGTGCAAGCTTTGTCCCGTGACAACTCATCCGCTGCTATTTTTCGCACCGGCCGGGCCAGCCGCAGCGAAATATGCGTACCCAAGCACCCGTTTGGTTCCTACTCCGTGGTACTAGTCTTTGTTCATTAGTGATGCGTGATTATACATAGTACGTGCCGTTGGCTTCTGTCTGGTTAGTTTTGGAAAGCTCGTGTACCTCCTGGATGCTGGAGCACATGGTGCGACGTGCCAACGTGGCAAACTGGCAGCAttgcttttgtatttttttttacaatttgcACTTTTTCTGTCTGTTGGTAATATTGTGTCACTATGTTAGCCTTAACGTGGATTTTGGAACAGGCGACAATGACAAAGATGCGAGCGAATTGAATACAGTACATGGTCTCACATGAGGATTTCCTTACTGATTGTGTCGGTAAATGTTTTGATCAGAAACAttttatttcaattcattttgcAGTCATGTTATGCTGCCGGGTACATCAGGGGAATGATGATCACACATTCAtccttgttcgcttcagctgtTTCCTCGGCTGCAGCTGTGGCTGAGCCGTTCGGCAGCTAGCTGCAGGTGTTGTAGCTGCTGGCAGGCTGTTGCAGCGGCAGCCACAGCCATCACTACCGAACGCTAATTATAAAGTTTCATTTGGAGACAGGGATTAAAGTTTAATCATGTTATATTGAATGtttactaattaggagtattatatatagattaattataaaatcaattgcataaatgaaagctaattcgtgagacgaatctattaagcctagttagTTCATGATTTAACCATGTGATGCTACCGTAAATATGttctaatcatgaattaattaagtttaatagatttatatcgcgaattagccacggcttatgcaattaattttataattattttACGTTTAGTcttatccaaacatctgatgtgacccaaactaaaaattagtcgatGGAACCTGAACTAACCCCTGAAAATCCCAATCATGCGATTTTTGCAGCTCCAACCGACCGCGAACTCGTAGCGTTCATGATTCACGAATAGAATGTGCACACTGGCAGAAGCTCAGGTAAATTCCCAGCACTCTTCAATTCATATTCACATGatggaaaataaatagaaatcgCTTAACTATATAGTATATGCTTCTCTAAAAGAATCGAAGTCCTATCTAAGATAAGTTAACACACCTTCAGTAACTCGAAGGagtaaaataaaagaagaaaatgatgaagaagaggaggagcgcCACCGCCAGCAGGAAGAACTGATGTGCACGGCCACGAGCCAGCGGAGCCCCATGTTTCCTCAAAGCCAGAGCGCGCCGGCCTCCTTCAGTATGGGCACGAGCTCGCCGGAGATGTGCACGGCCATGAGCCGGTCGAGGCCCCCGAGGAGCCTGCCCCCGACGAACACCGCCGGGAgcgcgacgtcgccggcggcgacgatcccggcgagctcagcctcgccggcgacctcgtGCACGGCGGGGTTGACCCCGAGCCCCTGCAGCAGCCGCTTCACGACGTGGCTGAGGCAGCACCCGCGCCTCCCCACCACCAGCACGGGGCTCTCCGCCACGGCCCGCCTCACCTcctccctcgccaccgccggctgCTGTGCAGCCTGCAGCctctcctccgctgccgccgccgcgacggcatCGACGACGGCTGCCGCCTCGGCGGTGGCCATCGGCGCgggacgcggccgcggcggccacggccggcTGGCGGCGCTGTACGGGATGGCCTGGTACAT harbors:
- the LOC117847747 gene encoding monothiol glutaredoxin-S9 — protein: MYQAIPYSAASRPWPPRPRPAPMATAEAAAVVDAVAAAAAEERLQAAQQPAVAREEVRRAVAESPVLVVGRRGCCLSHVVKRLLQGLGVNPAVHEVAGEAELAGIVAAGDVALPAVFVGGRLLGGLDRLMAVHISGELVPILKEAGALWL